AGTGAGTGGAACGACACCTGTGAGCGACAACGTCAATTTGAAACAGCACCTCAATACGCCGAGCGAAGAGGGTCAAACCTTGCGCGGCAGCGTTGAGAAGGCGCTGCATAATTATTTCGCTCACCTTGAAGGTGCCGCCGTCACTGACGTCTACAACCTGGTGCTGTCGGAAGTCGAAGCCCCGCTGCTCGAGTGCGTGATGAACTACGTCAAGGGCAACCAGACCAAGGCCTCCGAGCTGCTCGGGCTGAACCGCGGCACCCTGCGCAAGAAACTCAAGCAGTACGACCTGCTGTAAGCATTTAAAACAGAAAAGCGACCTCACTTCATTGCGGTCGTTTTTTTTGCTGACCCTTTTGCTTTTGATGGAAGTTGAGATGACCGACCAGACTACCCGCCTGCCGATCCGCCGCGCGTTGATCAGCGTTTCCGACAAGACCGGGATCCTTGAATTTGCACGCGAACTCGAAGCCATGGGCGTCGAAATCCTCTCTACGGGTGGCACGTTCAAACTGCTCAAGGACAACGGCGTTGCTGCGGTAGAAGTGGCGGATTACACCGGTTTTGCGGAAATGATGGACGGCCGGGTCAAGACCCTGCACCCCAAGATCCACGGCGGAATCCTTGGCCGTCGTGGCATCGACGACGCCATCATGAGCGAGCACGGCATCAAGCCGATTGATCTGGTTGCGGTCAATCTCTACCCTTTCGAAGCCACCGTTTCCAAGCCCGGTTGCGACCTGCCGACCGCCATTGAAAACATCGACATTGGCGGGCCGACCATGGTCCGCTCCGCCGCGAAAAACCACAAAGATGTGGCCATCGTGGTCAACGCTGGCGACTACACCAAAGTGTTGGAAAGCCTAAAGGCAGGCGGCCTGACCTACGCTCAGCGTTTCGACCTGATGCTCAAGGCGTTCGAGCACACCGCAGCCTACGACGGCATGATCGCCAACTATCTGGGCAGCGTTGACCAAACCGTCGACACCCTGAGCACCGAAGGCCGCAGCGAGTTTCCGCGCACCTTCAACAGCCAGTTCATCAAGACGCAGGAAATGCGCTACGGCGAGAACCCGCACCAGAGCGCGGCGTTCTACGTTGAAGCCAAGCCAGCGGAAATCGGTATCGCCACCGCCACTCAGTTGCAGGGCAAAGAGCTGTCATTCAACAACGTGGCCGATACCGACGCCGCCCTTGAATGCGTAAAAAGCTTCGTCAAGCCAGCCTGCGTCATTGTCAAGCACGCCAACCCTTGCGGCGTGGCCGTTGCCCTGGATGCCGAAGGCGGCATTCGTCAGGCTTACGAACTGGCTTACGCCACCGACAGTGAGTCGGCCTTTGGCGGGATCATTGCCTTCAACCGTGAACTGGACGTTGAGACGGCCAAAGCCATCGTCGAGCGTCAGTTCGTTGAAGTCATCATTGCGCCGAGCGTGAGCGCCGACGCTCAGGCTGTCATCGCCAGCAAAGCAAACGTGCGCCTGTTGATTACCGGCCAATGGGCTGCAGAACGTGGTGCGGCGTGGGACTACAAACGCGTCAACGGCGGACTGTTGGTACAGAGCCGCGATATCGGCATGATCACCGCCGATGACTTGAAAGTCGTGACTCAGCGCGCACCCAGCGAGCAGGAAATTCACGACCTGATCTTCGCCTGGAAAGTCGCCAAATACGTCAAATCCAACGCCATCGTCTACGCCAGGAATCGTCAGACCATCGGTGTCGGCGCAGGCCAGATGAGCCGGGTCAACTCGGCGCGCATAGCAGCAATCAAGGCAGAGCACGCAGGTTTGCAGGTGCAGGGCGCGGTTATGGCGTCAGACGCTTTCTTCCCGTTCCGTGACGGCATCGACAACGCTGCCAAGGTAGGGATTACCGCAGTCATCCAGCCAGGCGGCTCGATGCGTGACAGCGAAGTGATTGCAGCGGCAGATGAAGCCGGCATCGCGATGGTGTTCACAGGTATGCGCCATTTCCGGCACTGAATGCAGCTATAAGTCTCAAGCTGTAAGCGGCAAGAAAAAGCAGACGGGTGTCGCACTTTCTTGCCACTGCAGCTTTAAAAATTCAAAGCCGTGAGCCGCAGTTGAAAGCCGCACGATCCGCTTTTACTTGCTGCTTGTAGCTTACAGCTTCTCCGAAGGAGTCTGATTTGAACGTATTGATCATTGGCAGCGGCGGCCGTGAACACGCTCTGGCGTGGAAGGTTGCACAGGACCCACGCGTACAGAAGGTGTTTGTTGCGCCCGGCAACGCTGGCTCGGCCACGGAAGCGAAGTGTGAAAACGTTGATATCGACGTGCTGGCACTGGAGCAACTGGCTGACTTCGCCGAAAAGAACGTTTCCCTCACTATCGTTGGCCCGGAAGTGCCGTTGGTGGCTGGCGTGGTTGATCTGTTCCGCGCTCGTGGCCTGGACTGCTTCGGTCCAACCGCCGCCGCCGCGCAGCTCGAAGGTTCCAAAGCCTTCACCAAGGATTTCCTCGCCCGGCACAAGATTCCGACTGCCGATTACCAGAACTTCACCGAGATCGAGCCTGCACTGGCTTACCTGCGCGACAAAGGCGCACCGATCGTGATCAAGGCTGACGGTCTGGCAGCGGGCAAAGGCGTGATCGTCGCCATGACATTGTCTGAGGCCGAAGACGCGGTCCGCGACATGCTCGCGGGCAATGCATTCGGTGATGCCGGTTCTCGCGTAGTGATCGAGGAATTTCTCGACGGCGAAGAAGCCAGTTTCATCGTCATGGTCGACGGCAAGAATGTGCTGCCAATGGCGACCAGCCAGGACCACAAGCGCGTTGGCGACGGCGACAGCGGCCCGAATACTGGCGGCATGGGGGCTTACTCCCCGGCTCCGGTGGTGACTGCCGAAGTCCATCAGCGGGTCATGGATCTGGTGATATGGCCGACCGTCCGGGGTATGGCTGAGGAAGGCAACATTTATACCGGCTTCCTCTATGCTGGTCTCATGATCGACAAGGCCGGGAACCCGAAGGTTATTGAATTCAACTGCCGCTTTGGCGATCCTGAAACCCAGCCAGTCATGCTGCGTCTGCAGTCGAGCCTGGTTTTGTTGATCGAAGCTGCGCTCGCGCAGGCGCTGGACAAAGTGGAGGCACAATGGGACCCGCGTCCGAGCCTGGGCATCGTGCTTGCAGCGGGCGGCTACCCTGGGGATTACGCCAAGGGCGCGGTGATTGGCGGGCTGGATGCAGCGGCCGCCTTGCCCGGTAAAGTGTTCCACGCAGGCACCTCTCTCAAGGACGGTCAGGTCGTGACCTCGGGTGGTCGCGTGTTGTGCGCCACCGCATTGGGCGACAGCGTCAGCGATGCGCAAAAACAGGCGTATGCACTGGCTTCGAAGATTGAATGGGAAGGTTGTTTCTACCGCACCGACATTGGCTATCGCGCCATTGCCCGTGAAACCGGCGAAAACCTGGGGTAAACCTGAGTCAGGCTGGTTTTTGCGGTCCAGACCAGCCTGAACATCCAGTGCCGCCCAGAGTTAAATAGCCTCATTCATGAAGGGATTTCGCCGTGCGCTGGCTCAGGATTGCCACAGGATTGATCGTCACACTGCTGACTTTGCTCTGCACGCCCATGGCGAGCGCCGAAGTCAGTGCAGGATGGTCGACGCTCGTCGACGATCAGGCAAACCTTCAGCTCAGTGACGTTCGCTCATCCCATTATGAAACCCAGTTCAGCCCCGTCGAACTCGATAAGGTGCGAGCGGCTGGCCGCGATGCGGCGCTGTGGCTGCACTATCAGCTACAGCCTGCCGGCCACGAACAGCTGTTGCGTATCTTTGCGCCGGACCTGGCCACCGTTGACATGTATGTGCTCGACGGCCAAAACCTCATCGATCACTCGCGCACCGGCAACGATATCCCTCGCACTGATCAACCCTTGCCCTCGGTTGATTTCCTGCTGCCGATACCGCAAAGCGAACGCCCGCTCGATATTTTTCTAAGGCTCAAATCCGAGCAGGAACTGCGCCCCAACATCACGCTGCAATCCGCCATTTCAGCCGCAGCCGACGAACGTCAGCCGCTGGTGCTCGGCCTGTTCTTCGGTGCGCTGGCGATGTTGATCCTGCAAAACCTCATCCGTTTTGCACAAGTTCGTTCGATCAGCAGCCTGTGGCTCGCCGCCTGTGAGGCGTTTCTGGGCTTGAGCGCGATGCTGTTGCTCAACCTCCAGGCACCCTGGCTTATCCGCTGGCACCTGGCACAAACACCGAGCGCGCACATCGCACTGTTGATAGCGGCGGCAACAGGGCTGCTGTTCGCTCATTGCTTCTTCGTGCAGCGCGGCGTCGAAACGCTGAACCGCTTGCTCATGGCCGTGCTACTGATCGTAGGGTTCGGCGGATTGCTGGTGTTGTTCGTCGACACGCTGCCGCTCAACGTCCTGACCTTTTTGCTGGTCGCCAGCACCGTGCTGACCATCACGCTGGTGTCCATCTACCACCTGCAAAAAGGCTACGCGCCGGCACGCCCGTTCGTGATCTCGATGATCGTTTTCAACCTCGGTTGTCTGGTGGTCCTCCCTGCGCTGCTTTGGCTGACGAGCATCCCCGCGCAACCGCTGATTATCGGTCTGCTGGGGATCTTCTGTATGTGCGGGCTGCTGATGAGCGTCGCCCTGAGCGAACGTCATCGCAGCATCACCGAAGACAATTTCAGCATCAGTCGTGAACTTGCAGCGAGCACTGCCGAGATCAACGCGAAGGCCGAGTTCCTGGCAAAAATCAGTCATGAAATCCGTACCCCCATGAACGGCGTACTGGGCATGACCGAGTTGCTGCTGGGAACGCCCCTGTCGGTCAAACAGCGCGACTACGTGCAGACCATCCACAGCGCCGGCAATGAGCTACTGACGCTGATCAACGAAATTCTCGACATCTCCAAGCTGGAGTCCGGGCAGATCGAACTCGACGATGTGCAGTTCGACTTGAACGCAATGATCGAAGACTGCCTCAGTATTTTCCGCGCCAAGGCCGAACAGCAGAGCGTGGAACTGATCAGCTTCATCCAGCCGCAGGTGCCGCGAGTCATCAGCGGTGACCCCACTCGCTTGCGCCAGACGCTGCTGAGCCTGTTGGAAAACGCTCTCAGGAAGACCGACGAAGGCGAGATCCTGCTAGTGGTTGCGCTGGACTCCCGCGGCGGCAAACCGCGCCTGCGCATCGCCGTGCAAGACAGCGGCACGCCCCTGACCGGCAAAGAACGTGATGCCTTACTGCACGCTGAACTGCACAGCAAGAACTTCCTGGCAGCGAGTAAAGTCGGCGGCCACCTTGGGCTGGTGATCGCGCGGCAACTGATCCTGTTGATGAACGGGGAATTCGGTATTCAGAACGGCAGTAATCAGGGCAGCACGTTGTGGCTGAGCCTGCCGCTGGACCCGGACCGCCTTGAGCAACCAACCGCAGACCTTGACGGGCCGCTCCAGGGCGCACGGGTGCTGGTGGTCGATGACAACGACACATGCCGCAAAGTGCTGGTGCAGCAATGCAGCGCCTGGGGTTTAAATGTCAGTGCCGTGCCGTCCGGCAAAGAAGCGCTGGCATTGCTGCGGACCAAAGCGCATCTGCGCGATTATTTCGACATCGTCCTGCTCGACCAGAACATGCCCGGCATGACCGGCATGCAGCTCGCAGCGAAGATCAAGGAAGACCCGAGCCTCAATCACGACATCCTCCTGATCATGCTGACCGGGATCAGCAATGCGCCGAGCAAAGTCATTGCACGCAACGCCGGCATCAAGCGCATCCTCGCCAAGCCAGTGGCCGGCTACACACTCAAGACAACGCTCGCAGACGAACTGAATCAGCGCAACAAGGGGCAGGCGCCCTACCTGCCTATGCCGCTCATTAATTCGGAAATCGATGTACCCAGCGATTTCCGCATTCTGGTAGCAGAAGACAACAGCATCTCCACCAAGGTGATTCGCGGGATGCTGGGCAAACTCAATCTTCAGCCAGACACCGCCAGCAACGGCGAGGAAGCGCTGCGGGCCATGAAAGCGCAACGTTACGATCTGGTGCTGATGGATTGCGAAATGCCGATTCTCGACGGGTTCTCGGCTACCCAGCAACTGCGCGCATGGGAGGTTGGTAACCAGCGGGTGCGAACGCCGGTGGTGGCATTGACCGCGCACAT
The DNA window shown above is from Pseudomonas sp. BSw22131 and carries:
- the fis gene encoding DNA-binding transcriptional regulator Fis, coding for MTMMTETLVSGTTPVSDNVNLKQHLNTPSEEGQTLRGSVEKALHNYFAHLEGAAVTDVYNLVLSEVEAPLLECVMNYVKGNQTKASELLGLNRGTLRKKLKQYDLL
- the purH gene encoding bifunctional phosphoribosylaminoimidazolecarboxamide formyltransferase/IMP cyclohydrolase, which translates into the protein MTDQTTRLPIRRALISVSDKTGILEFARELEAMGVEILSTGGTFKLLKDNGVAAVEVADYTGFAEMMDGRVKTLHPKIHGGILGRRGIDDAIMSEHGIKPIDLVAVNLYPFEATVSKPGCDLPTAIENIDIGGPTMVRSAAKNHKDVAIVVNAGDYTKVLESLKAGGLTYAQRFDLMLKAFEHTAAYDGMIANYLGSVDQTVDTLSTEGRSEFPRTFNSQFIKTQEMRYGENPHQSAAFYVEAKPAEIGIATATQLQGKELSFNNVADTDAALECVKSFVKPACVIVKHANPCGVAVALDAEGGIRQAYELAYATDSESAFGGIIAFNRELDVETAKAIVERQFVEVIIAPSVSADAQAVIASKANVRLLITGQWAAERGAAWDYKRVNGGLLVQSRDIGMITADDLKVVTQRAPSEQEIHDLIFAWKVAKYVKSNAIVYARNRQTIGVGAGQMSRVNSARIAAIKAEHAGLQVQGAVMASDAFFPFRDGIDNAAKVGITAVIQPGGSMRDSEVIAAADEAGIAMVFTGMRHFRH
- the purD gene encoding phosphoribosylamine--glycine ligase; protein product: MNVLIIGSGGREHALAWKVAQDPRVQKVFVAPGNAGSATEAKCENVDIDVLALEQLADFAEKNVSLTIVGPEVPLVAGVVDLFRARGLDCFGPTAAAAQLEGSKAFTKDFLARHKIPTADYQNFTEIEPALAYLRDKGAPIVIKADGLAAGKGVIVAMTLSEAEDAVRDMLAGNAFGDAGSRVVIEEFLDGEEASFIVMVDGKNVLPMATSQDHKRVGDGDSGPNTGGMGAYSPAPVVTAEVHQRVMDLVIWPTVRGMAEEGNIYTGFLYAGLMIDKAGNPKVIEFNCRFGDPETQPVMLRLQSSLVLLIEAALAQALDKVEAQWDPRPSLGIVLAAGGYPGDYAKGAVIGGLDAAAALPGKVFHAGTSLKDGQVVTSGGRVLCATALGDSVSDAQKQAYALASKIEWEGCFYRTDIGYRAIARETGENLG
- a CDS encoding hybrid sensor histidine kinase/response regulator, producing MRWLRIATGLIVTLLTLLCTPMASAEVSAGWSTLVDDQANLQLSDVRSSHYETQFSPVELDKVRAAGRDAALWLHYQLQPAGHEQLLRIFAPDLATVDMYVLDGQNLIDHSRTGNDIPRTDQPLPSVDFLLPIPQSERPLDIFLRLKSEQELRPNITLQSAISAAADERQPLVLGLFFGALAMLILQNLIRFAQVRSISSLWLAACEAFLGLSAMLLLNLQAPWLIRWHLAQTPSAHIALLIAAATGLLFAHCFFVQRGVETLNRLLMAVLLIVGFGGLLVLFVDTLPLNVLTFLLVASTVLTITLVSIYHLQKGYAPARPFVISMIVFNLGCLVVLPALLWLTSIPAQPLIIGLLGIFCMCGLLMSVALSERHRSITEDNFSISRELAASTAEINAKAEFLAKISHEIRTPMNGVLGMTELLLGTPLSVKQRDYVQTIHSAGNELLTLINEILDISKLESGQIELDDVQFDLNAMIEDCLSIFRAKAEQQSVELISFIQPQVPRVISGDPTRLRQTLLSLLENALRKTDEGEILLVVALDSRGGKPRLRIAVQDSGTPLTGKERDALLHAELHSKNFLAASKVGGHLGLVIARQLILLMNGEFGIQNGSNQGSTLWLSLPLDPDRLEQPTADLDGPLQGARVLVVDDNDTCRKVLVQQCSAWGLNVSAVPSGKEALALLRTKAHLRDYFDIVLLDQNMPGMTGMQLAAKIKEDPSLNHDILLIMLTGISNAPSKVIARNAGIKRILAKPVAGYTLKTTLADELNQRNKGQAPYLPMPLINSEIDVPSDFRILVAEDNSISTKVIRGMLGKLNLQPDTASNGEEALRAMKAQRYDLVLMDCEMPILDGFSATQQLRAWEVGNQRVRTPVVALTAHILTEHKDRARQSGMDGHMAKPVELSQLRELVEHWVEQRAISQANAEAADRDRYQQN